The Streptomyces laurentii genome contains a region encoding:
- a CDS encoding translation elongation factor G-related protein (EFG_mtEFG1_IV: domains similarto domain IV of the bacterial translational elongation factor (EF) EF-G. Included in this group isa domain of mitochondrial Elongation factor G1 (mtEFG1) proteins homologous to domain IV of EF-G. Eukaryotic cells harbor 2...; cd01434;~EFG_mtEFG_C: domains similarto the C-terminal domain of the bacterial translational elongation factor (EF) EF-G. Included in this group is the C-terminus of mitochondrial Elongation factor G1 (mtEFG1) and G2 (mtEFG2) proteins. Eukaryotic cells harbor 2...; cd03713;~EFG_mtEFG_II: this subfamily represents the domain II of elongation factor G (EF-G) in bacteria and, the C-terminus of mitochondrial Elongation factor G1 (mtEFG1) and G2 (mtEFG2)_like proteins foundin eukaryotes. During the process of peptide synthesis...; cd04088;~Elongation factor G (EF-G) family; cd04170;~G1 box;~G2 box;~G3 box;~G4 box;~G5 box;~GTP/Mg2+ binding site [chemical binding];~Switch I region;~Switch II region;~Translation elongation factor G-related protein [Streptomyces venezuelae ATCC10712];~elongation factor G; Reviewed;~identified by MetaGeneAnnotator; putative;~putative GEF interaction site [polypeptide binding]) has translation MGDKANTRSGAAGREPTADRPADIRNVVLVGHGGSGKTTLVEALAQTAGAVGRAGRVEDGGTVSDYDAIEHRTRRSVQLSLVPVAWDGCKINLLDTPGYADFVGELRAGLRAADAALFVVSAAQEADAVAGATRAVWEECAAVGMPRAIVVTHLDTARTDYAGLTGVLAALFGGDDPDAILPLYLPVHGPEGADGHAPATGLVGLLTERIFDYATGVRREDPPDEAQRPLIAEARARLIEGIIAESEDETLMDRYLGGERIDVGTLVEDLEKAVARGTFHPVLAAAPAPEGGSQGLGTVELLDLITRGFPTPLERPAPSVVAPGGPADAAGTAVPCDPDGPLVAEVVKTSSDPYVGRISLVRVFSGTLRPDETVHVSGHGLTDPGHPAEDPDGDRHDAEERIGALTSPFGKQQRPLARCVAGDLACVAKLGRAETGDTLSAKDAPLLMEPWSMPEPLLPVAIEAHGKADEDRLSQGLARLVAEDPTMRLEQNRDTHQVVLWCLGEAHADVALDRLRGRYGVRVDTVPHKVALRETFGAASAGRGRLVKQSGGHGQYAICEIDVEPLPAGSGIEFVDRVVGGAVPRSFIPSVERGVRAQAARGVAAGHPLVDVRVTLRDGKAHSVDSSDAAFQAAGALALREAAAEVPVHLLEPVAEVSVLVPDEYVGAVMGDLSGRRGRVAGTEQAGPGRTLVRAEVPEIEIGRYAIDLRSVSHGTGSFDRVYVRHEPMPPQVADRVREQAENGV, from the coding sequence ATGGGCGACAAGGCGAACACCCGCTCCGGAGCCGCCGGCAGGGAGCCGACGGCCGACCGGCCCGCGGACATACGGAACGTGGTGCTGGTCGGCCACGGCGGATCGGGCAAGACGACCCTCGTGGAGGCCCTGGCGCAGACCGCGGGCGCGGTGGGCCGGGCCGGTCGGGTCGAGGACGGCGGGACGGTCTCCGACTACGACGCGATCGAGCACCGCACCCGGCGTTCCGTCCAGCTCTCGCTCGTCCCGGTCGCCTGGGACGGCTGCAAGATCAATCTCCTGGACACCCCGGGATACGCCGACTTCGTCGGGGAGCTGAGGGCCGGTCTGCGCGCGGCGGACGCGGCCCTCTTCGTCGTCTCGGCCGCGCAGGAGGCCGACGCGGTGGCGGGCGCCACGCGCGCGGTGTGGGAGGAGTGCGCGGCGGTCGGGATGCCCCGGGCGATCGTCGTCACCCATCTGGACACGGCCCGCACCGACTACGCGGGGCTCACCGGGGTGCTGGCCGCGCTCTTCGGCGGGGACGACCCGGACGCGATCCTGCCGCTCTACCTGCCCGTGCACGGCCCCGAGGGCGCCGACGGGCACGCCCCGGCCACCGGCCTGGTGGGACTGCTCACGGAGCGGATCTTCGACTACGCGACAGGAGTACGGCGGGAGGACCCGCCCGACGAGGCGCAGCGGCCGCTGATCGCCGAGGCCCGGGCCCGGCTCATCGAGGGGATCATCGCCGAGAGCGAGGACGAGACCCTGATGGACCGCTATCTGGGCGGCGAGCGGATCGACGTCGGGACGCTGGTGGAGGATCTGGAGAAGGCCGTCGCGCGGGGCACCTTCCATCCGGTGCTCGCGGCGGCCCCGGCACCGGAGGGCGGCAGCCAGGGGCTCGGCACGGTGGAGCTCCTGGACCTGATCACGCGCGGTTTCCCGACGCCGCTCGAACGGCCGGCGCCATCCGTCGTCGCGCCCGGGGGCCCGGCGGACGCGGCGGGTACGGCGGTGCCGTGCGATCCGGACGGGCCGCTGGTGGCCGAGGTCGTGAAGACCTCCTCGGACCCGTACGTGGGGCGGATCTCACTCGTCCGGGTGTTCTCCGGCACGCTGCGGCCCGACGAGACGGTGCACGTGTCGGGGCACGGGCTGACCGATCCGGGCCACCCGGCCGAGGACCCGGACGGGGACCGTCACGACGCGGAGGAGCGGATCGGGGCGCTGACCTCGCCGTTCGGCAAGCAGCAGCGGCCGCTCGCGCGCTGTGTGGCCGGGGATCTGGCGTGTGTGGCCAAGCTGGGCCGCGCGGAGACCGGCGACACACTGTCGGCGAAGGACGCGCCGTTGCTGATGGAGCCGTGGTCGATGCCGGAGCCGCTGCTTCCGGTGGCCATCGAGGCGCACGGCAAAGCGGACGAGGACCGGCTGTCACAGGGGCTCGCGCGGCTGGTCGCCGAGGACCCGACGATGCGGCTCGAACAGAACCGGGACACCCACCAGGTGGTGCTGTGGTGCCTCGGCGAGGCGCACGCGGACGTGGCGCTGGACCGGCTGCGCGGCCGGTACGGCGTACGGGTCGACACCGTGCCGCACAAAGTGGCGCTGCGCGAGACCTTCGGGGCCGCCTCGGCGGGGCGGGGCCGGCTGGTGAAGCAGTCGGGCGGGCACGGGCAGTACGCGATCTGCGAGATCGACGTGGAGCCGCTGCCGGCGGGCAGCGGGATCGAGTTCGTCGACAGGGTCGTCGGCGGCGCCGTCCCGCGCTCGTTCATCCCCTCGGTGGAGAGGGGCGTCCGGGCGCAGGCGGCCCGCGGCGTGGCCGCCGGCCATCCGCTGGTGGACGTCCGGGTCACCCTGCGCGACGGCAAGGCGCACTCGGTGGACTCCTCCGACGCGGCCTTCCAGGCGGCGGGCGCGCTCGCGCTGCGGGAGGCGGCGGCGGAGGTTCCGGTCCACCTCCTGGAGCCGGTGGCGGAGGTGTCGGTGCTGGTCCCGGACGAGTACGTGGGCGCGGTGATGGGCGATCTGTCCGGGCGGCGCGGCCGGGTGGCCGGCACCGAGCAGGCGGGGCCGGGGCGGACCCTGGTGCGCGCGGAGGTGCCGGAGATCGAGATCGGGCGGTACGCGATCGATCTGCGGTCGGTCTCGCATGGCACGGGGAGCTTCGACCGGGTGTACGTACGCCATGAGCCGATGCCCCCGCAGGTGGCCGATCGCGTACGCGAACAGGCCGAAAATGGCGTGTGA
- a CDS encoding membrane protein (identified by MetaGeneAnnotator; putative;~membrane protein [Streptomyces griseoflavus Tu4000]), whose amino-acid sequence MGAAVTIGSFGPGAQIPLQGSDAGTAATFALASAAYRDSPVEAILDANNDWHKSTVKTGKMPKLFRPDLGEAFSRAVQVRMLGGARKALIQSFGADPRPVVEHCLAASGIRKQRDIKLTLVTAVCGVLFLPGLLLWLGVIYLRRKAAGSENKRNSALGTALLVAAGLFAALVLVKLPWDGLLPNYLRAMIVAPVIGWFLARRICESTAVDLRERWTALLSGGIGAAIPEAVAKDPTDKAAQELQANLNKVSAEQLSNVAFYAGPKGILGMGTRWGSWVMAEELVPQAGKEIHDFRTWDIIRKIHTELTLLERGALKTGFPKPTVKHWIVSPVGEGADEVSRPSGDNIVNYEVKPHEIQRICNDQQFGAGNRHYLGVQFTMWDGQLVLTMMVTVTALHHTLRVEVTGHALGPVHGFFGSKPKGKSKEVSKTVRFWETREIKLPLTDTDEVVRQAVRAPLTWFPPILEFLGGKLVLPEPFGLRHAWAGQPWRNRFMADDALRMATPVLRAVHAATIKALDEHNVDTDRFTSRALGLAGGAADASPKKADLYDA is encoded by the coding sequence ATGGGGGCGGCAGTGACGATCGGCAGTTTCGGACCCGGGGCACAGATCCCCCTCCAGGGCTCGGACGCGGGAACGGCGGCGACCTTCGCGCTCGCCTCCGCCGCGTACCGTGACAGCCCGGTCGAGGCGATCCTGGACGCCAACAACGACTGGCACAAGTCGACGGTCAAGACCGGCAAGATGCCGAAGCTCTTCCGGCCCGACCTCGGCGAGGCGTTCTCGCGCGCCGTCCAGGTCCGGATGCTCGGCGGCGCGCGCAAGGCGCTCATCCAGTCCTTCGGCGCCGACCCCCGGCCGGTCGTCGAGCACTGTCTGGCGGCCTCCGGCATCCGCAAGCAGCGCGACATCAAACTCACCCTGGTCACCGCGGTGTGCGGGGTGCTGTTCCTGCCCGGCCTGCTGCTCTGGCTCGGAGTGATCTATCTCCGCCGGAAGGCCGCGGGCTCCGAGAACAAGCGCAACAGCGCCCTCGGCACCGCGCTGCTCGTGGCCGCCGGCCTGTTCGCCGCGCTCGTCCTGGTCAAGCTGCCCTGGGACGGTCTGCTGCCGAACTATCTGCGCGCCATGATCGTCGCGCCGGTGATCGGCTGGTTCCTGGCCCGCCGGATCTGCGAGAGCACCGCCGTCGACCTGCGCGAGCGCTGGACGGCCCTGCTCAGCGGGGGCATCGGCGCGGCGATCCCGGAGGCCGTGGCGAAGGACCCCACCGACAAGGCCGCCCAGGAGCTGCAGGCCAACCTGAACAAGGTGTCCGCCGAGCAGCTGTCCAACGTCGCCTTCTACGCGGGCCCCAAGGGCATCCTGGGCATGGGCACCCGCTGGGGCAGCTGGGTGATGGCCGAGGAGCTGGTCCCGCAGGCCGGCAAGGAGATCCACGACTTCCGGACCTGGGACATCATCCGCAAGATCCACACCGAGCTGACCCTGCTGGAGCGCGGCGCCCTGAAGACCGGCTTCCCGAAGCCGACCGTCAAGCACTGGATCGTGTCACCGGTCGGCGAGGGAGCCGACGAGGTCTCGCGGCCCTCGGGCGACAACATCGTCAACTACGAGGTGAAACCGCACGAGATCCAGCGCATCTGCAACGACCAGCAGTTCGGCGCCGGCAACCGGCACTACCTGGGTGTGCAGTTCACCATGTGGGACGGCCAGCTGGTGCTCACGATGATGGTGACGGTGACCGCGCTCCACCACACGCTGCGCGTCGAGGTCACGGGTCACGCCCTCGGCCCGGTCCACGGCTTCTTCGGCTCGAAGCCGAAGGGGAAGTCGAAGGAGGTCTCCAAGACCGTCCGGTTCTGGGAGACCCGTGAGATCAAGCTGCCGCTGACCGACACGGACGAGGTGGTGCGCCAGGCCGTGCGCGCCCCGCTGACCTGGTTCCCGCCGATCCTGGAGTTCCTGGGCGGCAAGCTGGTGCTGCCCGAGCCGTTCGGACTGCGGCACGCCTGGGCGGGCCAGCCCTGGCGGAACCGCTTCATGGCCGACGACGCCCTGCGCATGGCCACACCGGTCCTGCGCGCGGTGCACGCCGCGACGATCAAGGCGCTCGACGAGCACAACGTGGACACCGACCGCTTCACCTCGCGCGCGCTGGGCCTCGCCGGCGGCGCCGCGGACGCGAGCCCGAAGAAGGCCGACCTGTACGACGCGTGA
- a CDS encoding HIT family protein (FHIT (fragile histidine family): FHIT proteins, related to the HIT family carry a motif HxHxH/Qxx (x, isa hydrophobic amino acid), On the basis of sequence, substrate specificity, structure, evolution and mechanism, HIT proteins are classified into...; cd01275;~HIT family protein [Streptomyces albus J1074];~HIT family signature motif;~catalytic residue [active];~identified by MetaGeneAnnotator; putative;~nucleotide binding site/active site [active]), whose translation MLHSMTTEPEQQIGVGTPDAFQRLWTPHRMAYIQGENKPTGPGADDGCPFCVIPSKSDEDGLVIARGTSVYAVLNLYPYNGGHLMVVPYRHVADYTELDPAETAELATFTQRAMTALRAASGAHGFNIGMNQGTVAGAGIAAHLHQHVVPRWGGDTNFMPVVGHTKVLPQLLADTRKMLADAWPAA comes from the coding sequence ATGCTGCACAGCATGACGACTGAGCCGGAACAGCAGATCGGAGTGGGGACGCCGGACGCGTTCCAGCGCCTGTGGACGCCCCACCGGATGGCCTACATCCAGGGTGAGAACAAGCCGACCGGGCCGGGCGCCGACGACGGCTGCCCGTTCTGCGTGATCCCCTCGAAGTCGGACGAGGACGGCCTGGTGATCGCGCGGGGCACGAGCGTGTACGCGGTGCTGAACCTCTACCCGTACAACGGCGGGCACCTGATGGTGGTCCCGTACCGTCACGTCGCCGACTACACGGAGCTGGACCCGGCCGAGACGGCCGAGCTGGCCACGTTCACCCAGCGGGCGATGACCGCGCTGCGGGCGGCGTCCGGGGCGCACGGGTTCAACATCGGCATGAACCAGGGCACGGTCGCGGGCGCCGGGATCGCCGCGCACCTGCACCAGCACGTCGTGCCGCGCTGGGGCGGGGACACCAACTTCATGCCGGTGGTCGGCCACACCAAGGTGCTGCCGCAGCTGCTCGCCGACACCCGGAAGATGCTCGCCGACGCCTGGCCCGCCGCCTGA
- a CDS encoding potassium voltage-gated channel subfamily KQT (Potassium voltage-gated channel subfamily KQT; poss ible potassium channel, VIC family [Streptomyces venezuelae ATCC10712];~identified by MetaGeneAnnotator; putative), translating into MEIPLAVASVVFLGGYSVRVLAHGHLHQGWLDLSLALTLAA; encoded by the coding sequence ATGGAGATCCCGCTGGCGGTGGCCTCCGTCGTGTTCCTCGGCGGTTACTCGGTGCGCGTCCTCGCCCACGGTCATCTCCATCAGGGCTGGCTCGACCTCAGCCTCGCGCTCACCCTCGCGGCCTAG
- a CDS encoding potassium voltage-gated channel subfamily KQT (Ion channel; pfam07885;~Potassium voltage-gated channel subfamily KQT; poss ible potassium channel, VIC family [Streptomyces venezuelae ATCC10712];~identified by MetaGeneAnnotator; putative), protein MVSVYDRIQHRYDKPRLTLYARVMAYASLTAVLLGYTGALTVYFVEHKAPGATILTFGDAVWWACATLSTVGYGDVTPVTPLGRVTAVGLMACGLALLGAVTGSFSSWLIQVFRREDER, encoded by the coding sequence GTGGTCAGCGTGTACGACCGGATCCAGCACCGGTACGACAAACCGCGGCTCACCCTCTACGCGCGCGTGATGGCGTACGCGAGCCTCACCGCCGTCCTGCTGGGCTACACCGGCGCGCTCACCGTCTACTTCGTCGAGCACAAGGCGCCGGGCGCGACCATCCTCACCTTCGGCGACGCGGTGTGGTGGGCCTGCGCGACCCTCTCGACGGTCGGCTACGGGGACGTGACCCCGGTGACCCCGCTCGGCCGGGTCACCGCGGTGGGCCTGATGGCCTGCGGGCTCGCGCTGCTCGGGGCGGTGACGGGCTCGTTCTCGTCCTGGCTGATCCAGGTCTTCCGGCGGGAGGACGAGCGCTGA
- a CDS encoding threonyl-tRNA synthetase (COG: COG0441; Pfam: PF07973,PF00587,PF03129; InterPro: IPR002320;~The TGS domain, named after the ThrRS, GTPase, and SpoT/RelA proteins where it occurs, is structurally similarto ubiquitin. TGS isa small domain of about 50 amino acid residues with a predominantly beta-sheet structure. There is no direct information...; cl15768;~ThrRS Threonyl-anticodon binding domain. ThrRS belongs to class II aminoacyl-tRNAsynthetases (aaRS). This alignment contains the anticodon binding domain, which is responsible for specificity in tRNA-binding, so that the activated amino acid is...; cd00860;~Threonyl and Alanyl tRNA synthetase second additional domain; smart00863;~Threonyl-tRNA synthetase (ThrRS) class II core catalytic domain. ThrRS isa homodimer. It is responsible for the attachment of threonine to the 3' OH group of ribose of the appropriate tRNA. This domain is primarily responsible for ATP-dependent...; cd00771;~anticodon binding site;~dimer interface [polypeptide binding];~identified by MetaGeneAnnotator; putative;~motif 1;~motif 2;~motif 3;~threonyl-tRNA synthetase [Mobiluncus curtisii ATCC43063];~threonyl-tRNA synthetase; Reviewed; PRK12305), which translates to MSAGTTAGALFADDRTVIAARVGGELKDLSYELAEGDAVEGVEISSEDGLNILRHSTAHVMAQAVQELFPEAKLGIGPPVRDGFYYDFDVEKPFTPEDLKVIEKKMQEIQKRGQRFARRVVTDEAAREELADEPYKLELIGIKGAASTDDGADVEVGGGELTIYDNLDAKTGELCWKDLCRGPHLPTTRNIPAFKLMRNAAAYWRGSEKNPMLQRIYGTAWPSKDELKAHLDFLAEAEKRDHRKLGNELDLFSIPDEIGSGLAVFHPKGGIIRRTMEDYSRRRHEEEGYEFVYSPHATKGKLFEKSGHLDWYAEGMYPPMQLDEGVDYYLKPMNCPMHNLIFDARGRSYRELPLRLFEFGTVYRYEKSGVVHGLTRARGFTQDDAHIYCTREQMAEELDKTLTFVLNLLRDYGLDDFYLELSTKDPEKYVGSDEVWEEATAVLQQVAEKQGLPLTPDPGGAAFYGPKISVQARDAIGRTWQMSTVQLDFNLPERFDLEYTAADGSRQRPVMIHRALFGSIERFFAVLLEHYAGAMPPWLAPVQAVGIPIGDAHVDYLREFAADARKKGLRVEVDASSDRMQKKIRTHQKQKVPFMIIVGDDDMNGGTVSFRYRDGSQENGVPRDEAIAKIAKIVEDRVQV; encoded by the coding sequence GTGAGCGCGGGCACCACGGCCGGCGCCCTGTTCGCCGACGACCGCACCGTCATCGCCGCCCGCGTCGGCGGCGAGCTGAAGGACCTGTCGTACGAGCTCGCCGAAGGCGATGCCGTCGAGGGTGTCGAGATCTCGTCCGAGGACGGTCTGAACATCCTGCGCCACTCCACGGCGCACGTCATGGCGCAGGCCGTGCAGGAGCTGTTCCCGGAGGCCAAGCTGGGCATCGGCCCGCCGGTCCGGGACGGCTTCTACTACGACTTCGACGTCGAGAAGCCCTTCACTCCCGAGGACCTCAAGGTCATCGAGAAGAAGATGCAGGAGATCCAGAAGCGCGGCCAGCGGTTCGCCCGCCGCGTCGTGACGGACGAGGCCGCCCGCGAGGAGCTGGCGGACGAGCCGTACAAGCTGGAGCTCATCGGCATCAAGGGTGCCGCGTCCACCGACGACGGCGCGGACGTCGAGGTCGGCGGCGGCGAGCTGACGATCTACGACAACCTCGACGCGAAGACCGGCGAGCTGTGCTGGAAGGACCTCTGCCGCGGTCCGCACCTGCCCACGACCCGGAACATCCCGGCGTTCAAGCTGATGCGCAACGCCGCCGCCTACTGGCGCGGCAGCGAGAAGAACCCGATGCTCCAGCGCATCTACGGCACCGCGTGGCCGTCGAAGGACGAGCTGAAGGCCCACCTCGACTTCCTCGCCGAGGCCGAGAAGCGCGACCACCGCAAGCTCGGCAACGAGCTCGACCTGTTCTCCATCCCGGACGAGATCGGTTCGGGCCTCGCGGTCTTCCACCCCAAGGGCGGCATCATCCGCCGCACGATGGAGGACTACTCGCGCCGCCGGCACGAGGAGGAGGGCTACGAGTTCGTCTACTCGCCGCACGCCACCAAGGGCAAGCTGTTCGAGAAGTCGGGCCACCTCGACTGGTACGCCGAGGGCATGTACCCCCCCATGCAGCTCGACGAGGGCGTGGACTACTACCTCAAGCCCATGAACTGCCCGATGCACAACCTGATCTTCGACGCACGCGGGCGTTCGTACCGTGAGCTGCCGCTGCGCCTGTTCGAGTTCGGCACCGTGTACCGGTACGAGAAGTCGGGCGTCGTGCACGGCCTGACCCGGGCCCGCGGCTTCACGCAGGACGACGCGCACATCTACTGCACCCGCGAGCAGATGGCGGAGGAGCTCGACAAGACGCTCACCTTCGTCCTGAACCTGCTGCGCGACTACGGTCTGGACGACTTCTACCTGGAGCTGTCCACCAAGGACCCGGAGAAGTACGTCGGCTCCGACGAGGTGTGGGAGGAGGCCACCGCGGTCCTCCAGCAGGTCGCCGAGAAGCAGGGCCTGCCGCTCACCCCCGACCCGGGCGGCGCCGCCTTCTACGGCCCGAAGATCTCCGTGCAGGCGCGCGACGCCATCGGCCGTACCTGGCAGATGTCGACCGTGCAGCTGGACTTCAACCTGCCGGAGCGCTTCGACCTCGAGTACACGGCGGCGGACGGCTCGCGCCAGCGGCCGGTCATGATCCACCGTGCCCTGTTCGGCTCGATCGAGCGCTTCTTCGCGGTGCTCCTGGAGCACTACGCGGGCGCGATGCCGCCGTGGCTGGCCCCGGTGCAGGCGGTCGGCATCCCGATCGGCGACGCGCACGTGGACTACCTGCGGGAGTTCGCCGCCGACGCGCGGAAGAAGGGCCTGCGGGTCGAGGTCGACGCCTCGTCCGACCGCATGCAGAAGAAGATCCGTACGCACCAGAAGCAGAAGGTGCCGTTCATGATCATCGTCGGTGACGACGACATGAACGGCGGCACGGTCTCCTTCCGCTACCGCGACGGTTCGCAGGAGAACGGCGTGCCGCGCGACGAGGCCATCGCCAAGATCGCCAAGATCGTCGAGGACCGCGTCCAGGTCTGA
- a CDS encoding hypothetical protein (identified by MetaGeneAnnotator; putative;~sequence version:1), whose product MPGGLPGHWSGVPAAPPGPWAEAGETPDPGRVDPRVLGALLARHGWRRRGGATGRYSRWTPPGSGDAGRATSLLVPENRAFPDAEDLLGEALAALAHSAVPSAREVLTGLTVPSDEIRWWRDVPPGPAGAVPWPVQEQLRSAARALLLAGALAVRARTGYHGSRHRRYAQATLASVVVGAVPGGRGLTAFLPVEHGRSVSVRLHHALYATREAVDYQRATGGMDAFDTAVEAGVSRELTDALVALVRGTEGASIALAWSPAAGTPDGCAARPEPVEFSPGDLPALRAAGARYLAGEPSVPVRITGAVVRMRRSGPHGEGTVRLRVLSGAEVGHVRVSLDEDGYRTAGHAHLTGLPIRVVGRLESRGGFRRLTEASEVAPVHVDEAERDRLMKSLQSLQETPDFFGDVPEAD is encoded by the coding sequence GGCCACTGGAGCGGGGTGCCCGCCGCGCCGCCCGGACCCTGGGCCGAGGCCGGGGAGACCCCCGACCCCGGCCGGGTCGACCCCCGGGTCCTCGGCGCGCTCCTCGCCCGTCACGGCTGGCGCCGGCGCGGCGGGGCCACCGGCCGCTACAGCCGCTGGACCCCGCCCGGCTCCGGCGACGCCGGGCGCGCCACCAGCCTCCTCGTCCCCGAGAACCGGGCCTTCCCCGACGCCGAGGACCTGCTCGGCGAAGCCCTCGCCGCGCTCGCCCACAGCGCCGTGCCGTCCGCCCGCGAGGTCCTCACCGGCCTCACCGTCCCCAGCGACGAGATCCGCTGGTGGCGCGACGTCCCCCCGGGCCCGGCCGGCGCCGTGCCCTGGCCCGTTCAGGAACAGCTCCGCTCCGCCGCCCGCGCCCTGCTGCTCGCCGGCGCCCTCGCCGTCCGCGCCCGTACCGGCTACCACGGCTCACGGCACCGGCGGTACGCGCAGGCGACCCTCGCGTCCGTCGTCGTCGGCGCCGTGCCCGGTGGCCGCGGCCTGACGGCGTTCCTGCCCGTCGAGCACGGCCGGTCCGTGTCCGTACGGCTCCACCACGCCCTGTACGCCACCCGCGAGGCCGTCGACTACCAGCGGGCCACCGGCGGAATGGACGCCTTCGACACCGCCGTCGAGGCCGGGGTGAGCCGCGAGCTCACCGACGCGCTGGTCGCCCTGGTGCGCGGCACCGAGGGGGCGAGCATCGCCCTCGCCTGGTCCCCGGCCGCCGGCACCCCCGACGGCTGCGCCGCCCGCCCCGAGCCCGTCGAGTTCTCGCCCGGCGACCTGCCCGCCCTGCGCGCCGCCGGCGCCCGCTACCTGGCCGGCGAGCCCTCCGTACCCGTACGGATCACCGGCGCCGTCGTCCGCATGCGCCGCTCCGGCCCGCACGGCGAGGGCACGGTCCGGCTGCGCGTCCTGTCCGGTGCCGAGGTCGGCCATGTCCGGGTCTCCCTCGACGAGGACGGCTACCGCACCGCGGGCCACGCCCACCTCACCGGCCTGCCGATCCGGGTCGTGGGCCGGCTGGAGAGCCGCGGCGGCTTCCGCCGGCTCACGGAGGCGAGCGAGGTCGCCCCGGTCCACGTCGACGAGGCGGAACGGGACCGCCTGATGAAGTCCCTCCAGTCCCTCCAGGAGACTCCCGACTTCTTCGGGGACGTGCCCGAGGCCGACTGA